Proteins found in one Candidatus Neomarinimicrobiota bacterium genomic segment:
- a CDS encoding DUF2007 domain-containing protein, giving the protein MDNSVVFSLKTWTNSFVDTMFCLECKSEYQEGVEICVDCNTTLVGELPEEKPPKEVKWIPLHELPGQMYAEMVKEILEKEGIPSYIKANFLTGAYGIKGSFAGSRATLYVPEEHANRAGSILNQMLDHI; this is encoded by the coding sequence GTGGATAATTCTGTTGTTTTTTCCCTGAAGACCTGGACAAATTCTTTCGTCGATACCATGTTCTGTCTCGAGTGTAAATCAGAATATCAAGAGGGAGTGGAGATTTGTGTTGACTGCAATACCACCCTCGTTGGTGAACTTCCGGAGGAAAAACCCCCAAAGGAGGTGAAATGGATTCCACTCCACGAGCTTCCCGGTCAGATGTACGCGGAGATGGTAAAAGAGATCCTCGAAAAAGAAGGAATTCCCAGCTACATCAAGGCCAATTTTCTCACTGGTGCCTACGGCATTAAAGGAAGTTTTGCCGGGTCACGCGCCACCCTTTACGTCCCGGAAGAACACGCTAACAGAGCCGGTTCAATTCTCAATCAAATGCTGGATCATATTTAA
- the hisS gene encoding histidine--tRNA ligase, protein MSGRFKAIKGAKDLLPSETVRWRALESTIHDFMARWGYGEIRTPVFEQTELFARSVGEESEIVSKQMYTFLDQGENSLTLKPELTAPAMRAYIQHDLSRSGALTKLYYIDSLFRQERPQAGRLRQFHQYGVEAIGSPHPEQDADVIALAYKLLEELNIKNMTLLISSIGSEECRTRYRDALTDYLSPFRNDLSETSQKRLQTNPLRILDTKDPEERGILQDAPHLLDYLDGDDRKHYDGVKKYLTDLDIPYVEAPILVRGLDYYSRTTFEITHPGLGAQNALCGGGRYDNLIEDLGGQPTPAVGFAAGIERILLVLEEGQTAPINGGIAVYAVAASDEARRDIFRLVRDLREERIRAEFDTLRRSLKAQMREADRMNCTHAVIIGEDELKEDRVLVKNLSTGKQADVKTERLVSHLRNGD, encoded by the coding sequence ATGAGCGGACGATTCAAAGCCATTAAGGGCGCTAAAGATCTGCTCCCTTCGGAAACTGTCCGGTGGCGGGCTCTGGAGTCCACGATCCACGACTTCATGGCACGATGGGGATACGGAGAAATTCGTACCCCTGTGTTCGAACAGACGGAGCTGTTTGCGAGAAGTGTGGGCGAGGAGAGCGAAATCGTTTCGAAACAGATGTATACTTTCCTCGACCAGGGGGAAAACAGTCTCACCCTGAAGCCCGAACTCACCGCTCCCGCTATGCGCGCCTACATCCAGCACGACCTTTCCCGCTCGGGCGCCCTCACAAAACTCTATTACATCGACTCCCTCTTCCGGCAGGAGCGTCCCCAGGCTGGAAGACTGCGCCAGTTTCATCAATACGGCGTGGAAGCTATCGGCTCACCTCATCCCGAACAGGACGCAGATGTCATTGCCCTCGCCTACAAACTGCTTGAAGAACTAAATATCAAGAATATGACTCTTCTTATCAGCAGTATCGGGTCAGAAGAATGTCGGACCCGGTACCGTGACGCTCTCACAGACTACCTCTCTCCCTTCCGGAATGACCTGAGCGAAACGAGTCAGAAAAGACTCCAGACCAACCCCTTGAGAATTCTCGATACCAAGGACCCGGAAGAACGAGGAATTCTGCAGGATGCTCCTCACCTGTTGGACTATCTCGATGGAGATGATCGGAAACACTACGACGGCGTCAAAAAGTATCTCACGGATCTCGACATACCGTACGTGGAGGCCCCCATACTCGTTAGGGGCCTTGACTACTATTCCCGCACCACCTTTGAGATCACCCATCCCGGTCTCGGAGCCCAGAATGCCCTTTGTGGCGGTGGCCGTTACGACAATCTTATCGAAGACCTGGGGGGGCAACCCACTCCGGCTGTGGGCTTCGCCGCAGGAATTGAGCGGATACTTCTCGTCCTGGAAGAGGGGCAGACTGCCCCGATAAATGGCGGGATAGCCGTCTATGCGGTTGCGGCAAGTGACGAGGCAAGACGGGATATTTTCAGGCTTGTCAGAGACCTGCGGGAAGAACGAATCCGAGCGGAATTCGATACTCTTCGCCGCAGTTTGAAAGCACAGATGCGCGAAGCCGACCGTATGAACTGTACTCATGCCGTCATAATTGGAGAGGATGAGCTGAAAGAGGACCGGGTCCTTGTGAAGAATCTCTCAACCGGCAAACAGGCTGATGTGAAGACGGAGCGCCTGGTAAGCCATCTTCGCAATGGGGACTGA
- the topA gene encoding type I DNA topoisomerase: MAERSLIVVESPSKARTINRYLGKEYRVLACNGHIKDLPEHELGVDITDNFKATYVLLPKKARIIKDIREKARSAPAILIATDPDREGEAIAWHLATELNGRSNKIKRVLFTEITPSGIKEGIENLRGVDMNLVDAQQARRIIDRIVGFRVSQFLWTVLFDGLSAGRVQSVALRLVCERHKEIVDFEPVEYWTLDVDLKTKSDEVFTAQLYRVEGEKPDISTGEETGKIQEALEDASFQVSSIERKKIKKNPFPPFITSTLQQDASVRLKLSPTRTMRIAQKLYEGVDIGKGEPIGLITYMRTDSTRLSDQAVKACREVISKEFGSNYLPAGPRIYKQKKKTVQGAHEAIRPTDPSLMPENLTDRLEKDELKLYRLIWQRFVACQMAPAVLDQTTIVVSANSSHLFRTTGSTTTFDGYRKVYPVSKKKDELEMPQEIEEGEQLEKLAFKPEQHFTKPPPSFTDSSLIKELDSLGIGRPSTFAETVSRLFKREYVKQEKGKLIPTETGLMVSQILTTNLPDIFDVGFTAKMEEELDEIETGKQDYLEVLNDFYRPFQASMEAVSGRKKEIKDSLREKTDEVCEVCGSPMVSKWNRRGQKFLGCSTFPECRNTKSLTTEEEKEPEILEGKVCPECGSRLLIKTGRFGRYVGCENYPTCKHTESLTTGVMCPKTGCGGEIVERTSRKKKKTFFGCSRYPECDYVSWYRPVLHHCHECGNHFVEERMTKKGDAYFLCPHCKTRYNSLSEEKESPYQERMDVE; this comes from the coding sequence ATGGCAGAACGATCACTCATAGTTGTGGAATCCCCTTCGAAGGCCCGGACGATTAACCGGTACCTGGGAAAGGAATATCGCGTGCTCGCCTGCAACGGTCACATTAAGGATCTGCCCGAGCATGAATTGGGTGTTGACATTACCGATAACTTCAAGGCTACGTACGTACTTCTCCCCAAAAAGGCAAGAATCATCAAAGACATCAGAGAAAAGGCCCGGAGTGCCCCCGCGATTCTCATTGCCACCGATCCCGACCGGGAGGGGGAGGCAATCGCCTGGCACCTCGCAACGGAACTCAACGGGAGATCGAACAAAATAAAACGGGTCCTCTTCACGGAGATTACTCCCAGTGGCATCAAGGAAGGCATCGAGAATCTCCGGGGCGTGGACATGAATCTCGTGGACGCCCAGCAGGCAAGACGGATCATCGACAGGATCGTGGGATTCAGAGTCTCTCAGTTTCTCTGGACGGTTCTCTTTGACGGCCTCAGTGCGGGGCGCGTTCAGTCCGTGGCCCTCCGGCTGGTTTGCGAAAGACACAAGGAAATCGTGGACTTCGAGCCTGTGGAGTATTGGACACTTGATGTGGATCTCAAGACGAAGTCAGACGAAGTCTTCACCGCCCAGCTCTACCGCGTGGAGGGAGAGAAGCCGGATATTTCCACCGGGGAAGAGACGGGAAAGATTCAAGAAGCCCTCGAAGATGCCAGCTTTCAAGTATCTTCCATCGAGCGCAAGAAGATCAAGAAAAATCCGTTTCCACCGTTTATCACAAGCACGCTCCAGCAGGACGCTTCCGTGCGACTCAAGCTTTCACCCACCCGGACTATGAGAATCGCCCAGAAATTGTACGAGGGCGTCGACATAGGAAAAGGGGAGCCTATCGGTCTTATTACCTACATGAGAACCGATTCGACGCGCCTTTCCGATCAGGCCGTCAAGGCCTGCCGGGAGGTGATCTCGAAAGAGTTTGGTTCCAACTATCTCCCCGCCGGGCCCCGCATCTACAAACAGAAGAAAAAGACCGTCCAGGGGGCCCACGAAGCCATTCGACCGACCGATCCGTCTCTGATGCCTGAGAACCTTACTGACAGACTGGAAAAGGATGAACTGAAACTGTATCGCCTCATATGGCAGAGATTTGTCGCCTGCCAGATGGCCCCTGCGGTGCTCGACCAGACCACCATCGTCGTTTCCGCGAATTCCTCGCATCTCTTCCGGACGACAGGCTCCACGACGACGTTCGACGGGTATAGAAAGGTCTACCCTGTCTCAAAGAAAAAAGACGAGCTCGAGATGCCTCAAGAAATCGAGGAAGGGGAGCAACTAGAGAAACTCGCATTCAAACCGGAACAGCATTTCACAAAACCTCCCCCCTCCTTCACCGACAGCTCTCTCATCAAGGAGCTGGACAGTCTGGGGATTGGGAGGCCCAGCACGTTTGCCGAAACCGTGTCGCGTCTTTTCAAACGTGAATATGTCAAACAGGAGAAAGGAAAACTTATCCCGACGGAAACGGGACTCATGGTAAGTCAAATCCTTACAACAAATCTACCGGATATCTTTGACGTCGGTTTCACCGCGAAGATGGAAGAGGAACTGGATGAAATTGAGACGGGAAAGCAGGACTATCTGGAAGTCCTGAACGACTTCTACAGACCCTTCCAGGCGTCCATGGAGGCGGTCAGCGGACGCAAGAAGGAGATCAAAGATTCTTTGAGGGAAAAGACGGACGAGGTGTGCGAGGTGTGCGGCAGTCCCATGGTTAGCAAATGGAACCGCCGTGGCCAGAAATTTCTCGGCTGCTCCACCTTTCCCGAATGTCGAAACACAAAATCATTGACCACAGAAGAGGAGAAGGAGCCTGAAATTCTCGAGGGTAAAGTATGTCCGGAATGTGGCAGTCGGCTCCTGATAAAAACAGGAAGATTTGGGCGTTATGTGGGGTGCGAGAACTACCCCACATGCAAACACACAGAATCTCTCACGACGGGCGTTATGTGCCCGAAGACGGGATGCGGGGGCGAAATTGTGGAGAGGACCAGCAGAAAGAAGAAGAAGACCTTTTTCGGGTGCAGCCGTTATCCCGAGTGCGACTACGTGTCGTGGTACAGACCGGTCCTCCATCACTGCCATGAATGTGGGAACCACTTTGTCGAAGAAAGAATGACGAAAAAAGGTGATGCCTATTTCCTCTGCCCCCACTGTAAAACAAGGTACAATTCCCTATCCGAAGAAAAAGAGTCCCCGTATCAAGAAAGGATGGACGTGGAATGA
- a CDS encoding cytochrome c-type biogenesis protein CcmH codes for MRMKLIMVATLIPLTLLKAENEEAVIRELKQTLMASCFHGTVAEHGDAEMEAEIREMVFQGRTKQEVVDHYMGIYGERILATPIARGFNLMAWFVPLGVFLVGVLVFVNYLKHRSGEPVTEAVIPEREKTPYDDIIERELREME; via the coding sequence ATGAGAATGAAGTTAATTATGGTTGCCACGCTGATTCCGCTAACCCTCCTCAAGGCGGAAAACGAAGAAGCCGTCATCCGGGAACTGAAACAGACCTTAATGGCATCGTGTTTTCACGGCACTGTGGCCGAGCACGGCGATGCGGAAATGGAGGCGGAGATCCGGGAAATGGTATTCCAGGGTAGAACCAAACAGGAAGTGGTTGACCATTACATGGGGATTTACGGTGAGAGGATCCTCGCTACCCCCATAGCCCGCGGGTTTAACCTGATGGCTTGGTTTGTTCCGCTTGGGGTATTCCTCGTGGGTGTTCTTGTTTTCGTCAATTATCTAAAACACCGTTCCGGGGAACCCGTGACTGAAGCGGTCATACCTGAAAGAGAAAAAACACCCTACGATGACATCATCGAGAGGGAATTGAGGGAAATGGAGTGA
- a CDS encoding four helix bundle protein produces the protein MIDYTKRQNINRGHMKLDVWRKATELFKMIWKHTHSNSSMDFKLRSQINNSAQSVASNIAEGYSRRSVKEYIRFTYIALSSMSETLTRLIGLRETGQISGEQFEQIDKLHYEVENKLLKLIKSLETKRDSSDWVDRIHDNLEEFNA, from the coding sequence GTGATTGATTATACGAAGAGACAGAACATAAATCGCGGACACATGAAACTTGACGTTTGGAGGAAGGCCACCGAACTGTTCAAAATGATCTGGAAACATACACATAGTAATTCAAGTATGGATTTTAAACTACGATCGCAGATAAACAATTCAGCACAATCCGTAGCCTCAAATATAGCGGAAGGTTACAGCCGCCGTTCGGTAAAGGAATACATTCGGTTCACATATATTGCCCTATCTTCCATGTCAGAGACATTGACACGACTCATTGGTCTTCGAGAGACAGGGCAAATTTCAGGTGAGCAATTCGAACAGATAGACAAGTTACACTATGAGGTCGAGAATAAACTTCTGAAGCTCATTAAGTCTCTGGAAACAAAGCGCGACAGCTCAGACTGGGTTGATCGCATCCACGACAACCTGGAAGAGTTCAATGCGTGA